The Aeromicrobium yanjiei genome includes a region encoding these proteins:
- a CDS encoding DUF3145 domain-containing protein has translation MPTRGVLFVHSSASALCPHVEWAVAGVLGGTPDLSWVPQPVEPGTYRAELSWQAPAGTAAALASALRGWEQLRYEVTEEPTASSEGARYSYTPKLGIFHAMTGLHGDILIPEDRIKAFRVKASLGEVDIETALDGLLGVAWDAELEPFRHAGDGAPVRWLHQVI, from the coding sequence ATCCCCACGCGGGGAGTGCTGTTTGTGCACTCATCCGCGTCTGCGCTGTGCCCGCACGTCGAGTGGGCGGTGGCCGGAGTGCTGGGCGGTACGCCCGACCTCTCCTGGGTGCCGCAGCCCGTCGAGCCCGGTACGTACCGGGCCGAGCTCTCGTGGCAGGCGCCCGCGGGCACCGCGGCGGCGCTGGCCTCTGCCCTGCGGGGCTGGGAGCAGCTGCGGTACGAGGTCACCGAGGAGCCGACGGCGTCCAGCGAGGGCGCCCGCTACTCCTACACGCCCAAGCTCGGGATCTTCCACGCGATGACCGGCCTCCACGGCGACATCCTCATCCCCGAGGACCGCATCAAGGCGTTCCGGGTGAAGGCCTCGCTCGGCGAGGTCGACATCGAGACCGCGCTCGACGGTCTGCTGGGCGTGGCGTGGGACGCCGAGCTGGAGCCGTTCCGGCACGCCGGCGACGGTGCCCCGGTGCGCTGGCTGCACCAGGTGATCTGA
- the aceE gene encoding pyruvate dehydrogenase (acetyl-transferring), homodimeric type produces MPQSGQERPTVIHEGLPTQLPDIDPDETAEWLSSLDEMVDSRGRSRARYVMLKLLERAREQNVGVPALRSTDFINTIPPEREPWFPGNEAIERRIRAFIRWNAAVMVSRANRPGLGVGGHIASYQSAASLYEVGFNHFFRGKNHPGGGDQIYFQGHAAPGIYARSFLEGRFDEETLDRFRQERSHGVGKGLSSYPHPRLMSDYWEFPTVSMGLGAINAIYQARFNRYLHNRGIKDTSQQHVWAFLGDGEMGEVESLGAIGVAAREELDNLTFVVNCNLQQLDGPVRGNGKIIQELESTFRGAGWNVIKVVWGREWDDLLARDTDGVLVNQMNRTPDGEFQTLSVETGAYNRENFFGPDPRLRKIVEHLSDEDIERLPRGGHDYRKVYAAFEAAQKHTGQPTVILAHTIKGWLLESFAGRNATHQMKKLTKDDLKGFRDRLNIPVTDEQIDGSDIAPFYHPGEDSEEIQYMKARREALGGGLPQRIVNPTSVKLPDPSVYEELKKGSGKQQIATTMAFVRLLRDLMKDPEIGRRIVPIAPDEYRTFGMDSMFPSAKIYNPAGQTYESVDRKLLLAYKESAQGQLLHEGISEAGAMASTIAAGSAYSTHGEPMIPVYLFYSMFGFQRTADSIWAMADQLARGFLIGATAGRTTLTGEGLQHADGHSPLIAQTNPAVVHYDPAFSFEISHIVKAGLERMYGSTDAHPHGEDIIYYLTVYNEAFNQPAEPEGVDVEGMLKGAYVYKKATEGNVTARIMASGVAVPWALKAQEILASQFGVAADVWSVTSWNELARDAVAAEKWNLNHPGEYSRVPYITSRLMDTSAVTVAVSDYMRAVPDQIARWVPGPWQSLGTDGFGFADTRAAARRTFQVDAESIVVGVLQSLAQQGSIPSETVREAFATFRIDDPTAVAGVQQVGGDA; encoded by the coding sequence ATGCCGCAATCCGGCCAGGAACGTCCGACCGTCATCCACGAGGGTCTCCCGACCCAACTGCCTGACATCGACCCCGACGAGACCGCTGAGTGGCTCAGCTCCCTCGACGAGATGGTCGACAGCCGCGGACGGAGTCGTGCCCGCTACGTGATGCTGAAGCTTCTTGAGCGGGCACGTGAGCAGAACGTCGGGGTGCCCGCGCTGCGGAGCACCGACTTCATCAACACCATCCCGCCCGAGCGTGAGCCGTGGTTCCCGGGCAACGAGGCGATCGAGCGCCGCATCCGCGCGTTCATCCGGTGGAATGCGGCCGTCATGGTCTCGCGCGCCAACCGTCCCGGCCTCGGCGTCGGCGGTCACATCGCGTCGTACCAGTCGGCAGCGAGCCTGTACGAGGTCGGCTTCAACCACTTCTTCCGGGGCAAGAACCACCCCGGTGGTGGCGACCAGATCTACTTCCAGGGTCACGCCGCGCCCGGCATCTACGCGCGTTCGTTCTTGGAGGGCCGCTTCGACGAGGAGACCCTCGACCGCTTCCGCCAGGAGCGCTCGCACGGCGTCGGCAAGGGCCTGTCGTCGTACCCGCACCCGCGCCTCATGTCGGACTACTGGGAGTTCCCCACGGTCTCGATGGGCCTCGGTGCGATCAACGCGATCTACCAGGCGCGCTTCAACCGCTACCTGCACAACCGCGGCATCAAGGACACGAGCCAGCAGCACGTCTGGGCGTTCCTCGGCGACGGCGAGATGGGCGAGGTCGAGTCGCTCGGTGCGATCGGCGTGGCGGCTCGTGAAGAGCTCGACAACCTGACCTTCGTGGTCAACTGCAACCTGCAGCAGCTCGACGGACCCGTCCGCGGCAACGGCAAGATCATCCAGGAGCTGGAGTCGACGTTCCGTGGAGCCGGCTGGAACGTCATCAAGGTCGTCTGGGGACGTGAGTGGGACGACCTGCTGGCCCGTGACACCGACGGCGTGCTCGTCAACCAGATGAACCGCACGCCCGACGGCGAGTTCCAGACCCTCTCGGTCGAGACCGGCGCCTACAACCGGGAGAACTTCTTCGGTCCCGACCCGCGCCTGCGCAAGATCGTGGAGCACCTCAGCGACGAGGACATCGAGCGTCTCCCCCGCGGCGGTCACGACTACCGCAAGGTCTACGCCGCATTCGAGGCCGCGCAGAAGCACACCGGCCAGCCGACCGTGATCCTCGCCCACACCATCAAGGGCTGGCTCCTCGAGTCGTTCGCGGGCCGCAACGCGACCCACCAGATGAAGAAGCTCACCAAGGACGACCTCAAGGGCTTCCGCGACCGCCTCAACATCCCCGTCACGGACGAGCAGATCGACGGCAGCGACATCGCGCCGTTCTACCACCCGGGTGAGGACTCCGAGGAGATCCAGTACATGAAGGCCCGCCGGGAGGCTCTCGGCGGCGGTCTGCCCCAGCGCATCGTCAACCCGACGTCGGTCAAGCTGCCCGACCCGTCGGTCTACGAGGAGCTCAAGAAGGGCTCGGGCAAGCAGCAGATCGCCACCACGATGGCGTTCGTCCGCCTGCTCCGTGACCTCATGAAGGATCCGGAGATCGGACGTCGCATCGTCCCGATCGCGCCCGACGAGTACCGCACGTTCGGCATGGACTCGATGTTCCCGTCGGCCAAGATCTACAACCCGGCCGGCCAGACGTACGAGTCGGTCGACCGCAAGCTGCTCCTGGCGTACAAGGAGTCCGCCCAGGGTCAGCTGCTGCACGAGGGCATCAGCGAGGCCGGCGCGATGGCGTCGACGATCGCGGCCGGCAGCGCGTACTCCACGCACGGCGAGCCGATGATCCCGGTCTACCTCTTCTACTCGATGTTCGGCTTCCAGCGGACCGCCGACTCGATCTGGGCGATGGCCGACCAGCTCGCGCGTGGCTTCCTCATCGGCGCCACCGCGGGACGTACGACGCTGACGGGTGAGGGTCTGCAGCACGCGGACGGTCACTCGCCGCTCATCGCGCAGACCAATCCCGCGGTCGTGCACTACGACCCGGCGTTCAGCTTCGAGATCAGCCACATCGTCAAGGCCGGCCTCGAGCGGATGTACGGCTCGACCGATGCGCACCCGCACGGCGAGGACATCATCTACTACCTCACGGTCTACAACGAGGCGTTCAACCAGCCCGCCGAGCCGGAGGGCGTGGACGTCGAGGGCATGCTCAAGGGTGCGTACGTCTACAAGAAGGCGACCGAGGGCAACGTCACGGCGCGCATCATGGCGTCCGGCGTCGCGGTGCCGTGGGCGCTGAAGGCCCAGGAGATCCTCGCCTCGCAGTTCGGCGTCGCCGCCGACGTCTGGTCGGTGACCTCGTGGAACGAGCTGGCGCGCGACGCTGTCGCCGCCGAGAAGTGGAACCTCAACCACCCGGGCGAGTACAGCCGCGTGCCGTACATCACGTCCCGACTCATGGACACCTCCGCGGTCACGGTCGCGGTCAGCGACTACATGCGCGCGGTGCCCGACCAGATCGCCCGCTGGGTCCCCGGACCGTGGCAGTCGCTCGGCACGGACGGTTTCGGCTTCGCCGACACCCGCGCGGCCGCACGACGGACGTTCCAGGTCGACGCCGAGTCGATCGTGGTGGGCGTCCTGCAGAGCCTGGCTCAGCAGGGTTCGATCCCGTCGGAGACGGTTCGTGAGGCCTTCGCCACATTCCGCATCGACGACCCGACTGCGGTCGCAGGGGTTCAGCAGGTGGGAGGCGACGCCTGA
- a CDS encoding phosphatase PAP2 family protein has product MLRWPAAFLRWPYAFAFCLSLLVGVVTIYYSQHLDVGLKDPEGFLGPAYIRLPLIGLLIFGVAIVPQSIYRYGFKNAFRGVATIVRDEWSMRRVLYVATGMISFYICYVSYRNLKSYLPLLAGDTLHDRELLELDHWMFFGNNPATVLHDLLGTTITAQVLAILYVLYLPIVPITVGAVLVLHRDFTVGAWYATAVSLNWVLGVVSYYSLPTLGPAFYEPQRFADLPDNGATQLQMSLLRGAFGFKEDPQGDKIYGIAGFASLHVSVVFTLALFLHFAGIARAVRYTAWIYLGFTILATLYLGWHYIADDIGGLVIGALAVYIGALVTGNTRRQKRKRAATAHTDDESPQLESEAADASEAATVKPTA; this is encoded by the coding sequence ATGCTCCGTTGGCCTGCTGCGTTCCTCCGCTGGCCGTACGCGTTCGCGTTCTGCCTGTCCCTCCTGGTCGGCGTCGTGACCATCTACTACTCGCAGCACCTGGACGTGGGTCTGAAGGACCCCGAGGGGTTCCTCGGGCCCGCCTACATCCGGCTGCCGCTGATCGGTCTGCTGATCTTCGGCGTCGCGATCGTGCCCCAGTCGATCTATCGCTACGGGTTCAAGAACGCGTTTCGCGGGGTCGCCACGATCGTCCGTGACGAGTGGAGCATGCGCCGCGTGCTGTACGTCGCGACGGGCATGATCTCGTTCTACATCTGCTACGTCAGCTACCGGAACCTGAAGAGCTATCTCCCGCTTCTCGCGGGCGACACCCTGCACGACCGGGAGCTGCTCGAGCTCGACCACTGGATGTTCTTCGGCAACAACCCGGCCACGGTGCTGCACGATCTGCTGGGCACGACGATCACTGCACAGGTGCTTGCCATCCTGTACGTGCTGTACCTGCCGATCGTGCCGATCACGGTCGGCGCGGTCCTCGTGCTGCACCGCGACTTCACGGTCGGCGCCTGGTACGCGACAGCCGTCAGCCTCAACTGGGTCCTCGGGGTCGTCAGCTACTACTCGCTGCCCACCCTCGGCCCGGCGTTCTACGAGCCCCAGCGATTCGCCGATCTCCCCGACAACGGGGCGACCCAGCTGCAGATGTCCTTGCTGCGTGGCGCGTTCGGCTTCAAGGAGGACCCGCAGGGCGACAAGATCTACGGCATCGCGGGCTTCGCCTCGCTGCACGTCTCGGTCGTCTTCACGCTCGCACTGTTCCTGCACTTCGCGGGCATCGCCCGCGCGGTCCGCTACACCGCGTGGATCTACCTCGGCTTCACGATCCTGGCCACGCTGTACCTCGGCTGGCACTACATCGCCGACGACATCGGCGGTCTGGTCATCGGCGCCCTCGCGGTCTACATCGGCGCGCTGGTCACCGGCAACACCCGACGGCAGAAACGCAAACGGGCAGCGACGGCGCACACCGACGACGAGTCGCCGCAGCTCGAGTCCGAGGCGGCGGACGCGTCCGAGGCGGCCACCGTCAAGCCGACGGCGTGA
- a CDS encoding GNAT family N-acetyltransferase, with protein MTTSVQDNPGDSRFEITVDGELAGFVDYRKDGDEYALPHTRVFSQFEGQGIGGRLITGALEEIAARGGSVLPYCPFVPKVIRDNPTFLDLVPVDQRATFGL; from the coding sequence ATGACGACCTCCGTGCAGGACAATCCCGGCGATTCCCGCTTCGAGATCACGGTGGACGGCGAGCTGGCAGGCTTCGTCGACTACCGCAAGGACGGCGACGAGTACGCCCTCCCGCACACTCGCGTGTTCTCGCAGTTCGAGGGGCAGGGCATCGGCGGCCGGCTGATCACCGGCGCGCTCGAGGAGATCGCCGCCCGTGGCGGCAGCGTGCTCCCCTACTGCCCGTTCGTGCCCAAGGTCATCCGCGACAACCCGACGTTCCTCGACCTGGTCCCGGTCGACCAGCGCGCCACATTCGGCCTGTAG
- a CDS encoding peroxiredoxin: MTLTIGDSAPDFTLKNQHGEDVSLSSFRGEKNVVLVFFPFAFSGICTGELCEIRDNLSAFETDDAEVLAVSCDHFFSNRAFADRDGYEFSILSDFWPHGEVSRAYGTFNDGAGAPNRGTFVIDRDGILRWQVVNGIGDARDFGAYRAALADLS; encoded by the coding sequence ATGACTCTCACGATCGGCGACTCCGCCCCCGACTTCACGCTCAAGAACCAGCACGGCGAGGACGTCTCGCTGTCGTCGTTCCGCGGTGAGAAGAACGTCGTCCTGGTGTTCTTCCCGTTCGCGTTCAGCGGCATCTGCACCGGCGAGCTGTGCGAGATCCGCGACAACCTCAGCGCGTTCGAGACCGATGACGCCGAGGTGCTGGCGGTCTCGTGCGACCACTTCTTCTCCAATCGGGCCTTCGCGGACCGCGACGGCTACGAGTTCTCGATCCTCAGCGACTTCTGGCCGCACGGTGAGGTCTCGCGCGCGTACGGCACGTTCAACGACGGCGCGGGCGCCCCGAACCGCGGCACGTTCGTGATCGATCGCGACGGCATCCTGCGCTGGCAGGTCGTCAACGGCATCGGCGACGCGCGCGACTTCGGCGCCTACCGTGCGGCTCTGGCCGACCTGTCCTAG
- a CDS encoding DMT family transporter — protein sequence MAWAVLIVSGLLEGVWATALGRSDGLTRVTPTIVFGVGLVLSMIGLAVAMRDLPTGTAYAVWVGIGATVTVCVAMATGQETVSLVKILLLAGIVACVVGLKLAH from the coding sequence ATGGCATGGGCCGTTCTGATCGTCTCGGGTCTTCTCGAAGGTGTGTGGGCCACGGCCCTCGGCCGATCCGACGGATTGACTCGGGTCACCCCGACGATTGTTTTCGGTGTCGGGCTGGTGCTGAGCATGATCGGCCTCGCCGTCGCGATGCGTGACCTGCCGACCGGCACGGCGTACGCGGTGTGGGTCGGGATCGGTGCGACGGTCACGGTCTGCGTCGCGATGGCCACCGGGCAGGAGACCGTGAGCCTGGTCAAGATCCTGCTCCTCGCCGGGATCGTGGCGTGCGTCGTGGGGCTCAAGCTCGCGCACTGA
- a CDS encoding DUF3052 domain-containing protein encodes MDAGKLGFDPDTVIQELGWDEDVDEELRVEIERHTGNNLVDGEHGDDVEGVILWWRDGDGDLTDALVDSLADLVEGGSVWLLTPKVGRDNYVPGADVVEAAEIAGLSVTTTSSATADWAATKLTAHKR; translated from the coding sequence GTGGACGCGGGCAAGCTGGGCTTCGATCCTGACACCGTCATCCAGGAACTTGGCTGGGATGAGGACGTCGATGAAGAGCTTCGGGTCGAGATCGAGCGTCACACCGGCAACAACCTGGTGGACGGCGAGCACGGCGACGATGTCGAAGGTGTGATCCTGTGGTGGCGCGACGGCGACGGTGATCTCACCGATGCGCTCGTCGACTCGCTCGCCGACCTGGTCGAGGGTGGCTCGGTCTGGCTGCTGACGCCGAAGGTGGGGCGCGACAACTACGTGCCGGGCGCCGACGTGGTCGAGGCGGCGGAGATCGCCGGCCTCTCGGTCACGACGACGTCCTCAGCCACGGCCGACTGGGCCGCCACCAAGCTCACCGCGCACAAGCGCTGA
- a CDS encoding PIG-L deacetylase family protein, with product MEPTPLEPVDESWERALVVVAHPDDVEFGAAAAVARWTAQGKTVVYCMVTSGEAGIDALPPDECREVRMDEQIESARIVGVETVEFLGLPDGVLEYGVSLRRAITAVVRRHRPEIIVTNNFRESWGGSAPNQPDHMAVGRAALNAAGDAGNRWIFSEQLVEGLEPWGGVRQVWAAGSPDATHAVDTTETFDRGVESLAAHRAYIEGLGWEHFDPAEFLEGMSRPTGSRLGTTHAASFEVFGLTWGE from the coding sequence ATGGAGCCCACACCCCTCGAACCCGTCGACGAGAGCTGGGAACGCGCTCTCGTCGTCGTGGCACATCCCGACGATGTCGAGTTCGGCGCCGCGGCGGCCGTCGCGAGATGGACCGCGCAGGGCAAGACCGTCGTCTACTGCATGGTCACGAGCGGCGAGGCCGGCATCGACGCCCTGCCGCCGGACGAGTGCCGTGAGGTGCGGATGGACGAGCAGATCGAGTCCGCGCGGATCGTCGGCGTCGAGACCGTCGAGTTCCTGGGGCTGCCCGACGGGGTGCTGGAGTACGGGGTGTCGCTGCGCCGCGCGATCACCGCGGTCGTGCGGCGGCACCGTCCCGAGATCATCGTGACCAACAACTTCCGCGAGTCGTGGGGCGGTTCGGCGCCCAATCAGCCCGATCACATGGCGGTCGGCCGGGCCGCTCTCAACGCGGCCGGCGACGCGGGCAACCGGTGGATCTTCTCCGAGCAGCTCGTCGAGGGCCTCGAGCCCTGGGGTGGGGTCAGGCAGGTGTGGGCGGCCGGGTCGCCCGACGCAACGCACGCGGTGGACACCACCGAGACGTTCGACCGCGGCGTCGAGTCACTCGCGGCCCATCGGGCGTACATCGAGGGTCTGGGGTGGGAGCACTTCGACCCCGCGGAGTTTCTCGAGGGCATGTCACGGCCGACCGGCTCGCGCCTGGGCACCACGCACGCGGCGTCGTTCGAGGTCTTCGGGCTCACCTGGGGCGAGTGA
- a CDS encoding acyl carrier protein: MPSSSAVQDQLTDILVGAVGCHARDVRPGAVLADLGTDSLTLVEVGEELGRRFDVHLSDDTIDSMVTVQDAIDAVVRHDGSQPPADAPRVPSSVATTPPRATRYET, encoded by the coding sequence GTGCCGTCGTCGTCCGCAGTCCAAGACCAGCTGACCGACATCCTCGTCGGCGCGGTGGGCTGCCACGCACGTGACGTGAGGCCCGGCGCAGTCCTTGCGGACCTCGGCACCGACTCCCTGACCCTCGTCGAGGTGGGTGAGGAGCTGGGACGCCGGTTCGACGTCCACCTGTCCGACGACACGATCGACTCGATGGTCACGGTGCAGGACGCGATCGACGCCGTGGTCCGGCATGATGGTTCCCAACCGCCCGCCGACGCACCGCGCGTGCCGTCGTCCGTGGCGACCACTCCACCGCGAGCAACGAGGTATGAGACGTGA
- a CDS encoding HAD family acid phosphatase → MRDAVIFDMDGTLCDTSSIQHMVEGDDKDFAAFHAASADCPAHADVVEAARAQHEQGRAVLVVTSREFIWRDLTLDWLVAHDVPYDALYMRIVGDYRKDVVIKSEILQRIADDGYTVLEAWDDKPAVVNLWREHDIVVHVVG, encoded by the coding sequence ATGCGCGATGCGGTGATCTTCGACATGGACGGCACGCTGTGCGACACGAGCAGCATCCAGCACATGGTGGAGGGCGACGACAAGGACTTCGCCGCGTTCCACGCCGCGTCCGCCGACTGTCCTGCGCACGCGGACGTGGTCGAGGCCGCGAGGGCGCAGCATGAGCAAGGCCGTGCCGTGCTGGTCGTGACGTCGCGCGAGTTCATCTGGCGCGACCTGACGCTCGACTGGCTCGTCGCGCACGACGTCCCGTACGACGCGCTCTACATGCGGATCGTGGGGGACTACCGCAAGGACGTGGTGATCAAGTCCGAGATCTTGCAGCGCATCGCGGACGACGGCTACACGGTCCTCGAGGCCTGGGACGACAAGCCTGCGGTCGTCAACCTCTGGCGCGAGCACGACATCGTCGTGCACGTCGTCGGCTGA
- a CDS encoding pyruvate dehydrogenase has translation MSSSTVAGQLVEYLVEAGVRRIYGIVGDSLNPVVDEVRRTGGSAKGGIDWIHVRHEEAAAFAASADAQLTGELAVCAGSCGPGNLHLINGLYDAHRSGAPVLAIASHIPSNEIGSGYFQETHPDRIFGECSTFNELVLTAEQAPRMFRAAIRSATAGHGVSVVTLPGDIAELPAVGDIVPLLLPDPPTIVPDQASVERLAEAINRAERVAIFAGYGVRGAHDEVIALAEQIGAPIGHSLRGKEFIQYDNPYDVGMTGLLGYGAAHAGMHDADLLVMLGTDFPYSQFLPGDVTTAQVDVNAGVIGRRTRVDVPVHGDVLATLRALAPLVERKDDRSFLERWLGKHDKMMHRVVGAYTRSADTLVPIHPEYAASILDEVAADDAIFTTDTGMCNVWTARYINPTGQRRFIASMLHGSMANALPHAVGAQMSHPGRQVVSISGDGGLSMMLSELLTVAMYKLPVKIVLFDNSTLGMVKAEMLVDGLPDFGVDVPPVDYTAIAAAAGIHSQRVEDPSAIREALETAFAVDGPALVQLVTDPMALSIPPTVTGEQVRGFAMALSKVVLNGGVGEALQMARSNLRNVPRP, from the coding sequence ATGAGCTCGAGCACCGTCGCCGGACAGCTGGTCGAGTATCTCGTCGAGGCAGGTGTCCGCCGGATCTACGGGATCGTGGGCGACAGCCTCAACCCCGTCGTCGACGAGGTCCGTCGCACCGGCGGATCGGCCAAGGGCGGGATCGACTGGATCCACGTCCGGCACGAGGAGGCCGCAGCGTTCGCTGCCTCGGCGGACGCCCAGCTGACCGGCGAGCTCGCCGTCTGCGCGGGGTCCTGCGGCCCGGGCAACCTGCACCTCATCAACGGTCTCTACGACGCGCACCGTTCCGGCGCCCCCGTCCTGGCGATCGCCTCGCACATCCCGAGCAACGAGATCGGCTCGGGATACTTCCAGGAGACCCACCCCGACCGGATCTTCGGCGAGTGCTCGACGTTCAACGAGCTGGTCCTGACCGCCGAGCAGGCACCGCGGATGTTCCGCGCCGCGATCCGCTCAGCGACCGCCGGCCACGGCGTCTCCGTCGTGACCCTGCCCGGCGACATCGCCGAGCTGCCCGCAGTCGGCGACATCGTCCCGCTGCTGCTCCCCGACCCGCCCACGATCGTCCCCGACCAGGCCTCTGTCGAACGCCTCGCCGAGGCGATCAACCGGGCCGAGCGGGTCGCGATCTTCGCCGGGTACGGGGTGCGTGGCGCGCACGACGAGGTCATCGCCCTGGCCGAGCAGATCGGTGCCCCGATCGGCCACTCGCTGCGCGGCAAGGAGTTCATCCAGTACGACAACCCGTACGACGTCGGCATGACCGGGCTCCTCGGCTACGGCGCCGCCCACGCAGGGATGCACGACGCCGACCTGCTGGTGATGCTCGGCACCGACTTCCCGTACTCGCAGTTCCTGCCGGGCGACGTGACCACCGCACAGGTGGACGTCAACGCCGGCGTCATCGGACGCCGTACCCGTGTCGACGTGCCGGTGCACGGCGACGTGCTGGCGACCCTGCGGGCGCTCGCGCCGCTCGTGGAGCGCAAGGACGACCGCAGCTTCCTCGAGCGGTGGCTCGGCAAGCACGACAAGATGATGCACCGCGTCGTCGGCGCGTACACCCGGTCGGCCGACACCCTCGTGCCCATCCACCCCGAGTACGCCGCGTCGATCCTCGACGAGGTCGCGGCGGACGACGCGATCTTCACGACCGACACCGGCATGTGCAACGTGTGGACCGCGCGCTACATCAACCCGACGGGACAGCGCCGCTTCATCGCCTCGATGCTCCACGGCTCGATGGCCAATGCGCTCCCTCACGCGGTCGGCGCGCAGATGTCCCACCCGGGACGGCAGGTCGTGTCCATCTCCGGCGACGGCGGCCTGTCGATGATGCTGTCCGAGCTGCTGACGGTCGCGATGTACAAGCTCCCGGTCAAGATCGTCCTGTTCGACAACTCGACGCTGGGCATGGTCAAGGCCGAGATGCTGGTCGACGGCCTGCCCGACTTCGGCGTCGACGTCCCGCCGGTCGACTACACCGCGATCGCTGCCGCTGCCGGCATCCACTCCCAGCGGGTGGAGGACCCCAGCGCGATCCGAGAGGCGCTCGAGACCGCCTTCGCGGTGGACGGCCCCGCGCTCGTCCAGCTCGTCACCGACCCGATGGCGCTGTCGATCCCGCCCACGGTCACCGGCGAGCAGGTGCGCGGGTTCGCGATGGCGCTGAGCAAGGTCGTGCTCAACGGCGGCGTGGGCGAGGCGCTGCAGATGGCCCGCTCCAATCTGCGCAACGTCCCGCGTCCCTGA
- a CDS encoding alpha/beta fold hydrolase translates to MESIEDVQHVVVHGHRRAYRMCGSGPALLLVHGLACDSSTWLEVMPTLAERFTVIAPDLLGHGQSDKPDADYSLGGYANGMRDLLTVLGIDKVTVVGHSFGGGVAMQFAYQFPDRTERVVLVATGGLGREVTPLIRFLTVPGSGLAIGAATSSPLRPVVSAAMRTLARLPVRATRDLGEVATIYEALADPAQRRAVQRVTSHVLNWHGQSVTMTDRSYLARLMPVLVIWGRDDVVIPASHADLAPTQVSDVHVLEDSGHFPHKDHPEKVARLVTEFVDSTEPAHYHRGRWRALLRRGGEYELESVTPSA, encoded by the coding sequence ATGGAGAGCATCGAGGACGTGCAGCACGTCGTGGTGCACGGCCACCGCCGGGCGTACCGCATGTGCGGCTCCGGCCCGGCCCTCCTTCTGGTGCACGGCCTGGCCTGTGACTCCTCGACCTGGCTCGAGGTCATGCCCACGCTGGCCGAACGCTTCACGGTGATCGCACCCGATCTGCTCGGGCACGGCCAGTCCGACAAGCCCGACGCCGACTACTCCCTCGGCGGCTACGCCAACGGCATGCGTGACCTGCTGACGGTGCTGGGCATCGACAAGGTCACGGTCGTGGGCCACAGCTTCGGGGGAGGGGTCGCGATGCAGTTCGCGTACCAGTTCCCCGACCGCACCGAGCGGGTCGTCCTGGTGGCGACCGGCGGGCTCGGCAGGGAGGTCACGCCGCTCATCCGCTTCCTCACGGTCCCGGGCAGCGGGCTCGCGATCGGCGCGGCCACGAGCAGCCCGCTGCGTCCTGTCGTGAGCGCGGCGATGCGTACGCTCGCGCGTCTGCCGGTCCGCGCGACCCGCGACCTCGGCGAGGTCGCCACCATCTACGAGGCCCTCGCCGATCCGGCCCAGCGGCGGGCGGTGCAGCGGGTCACCAGCCACGTGCTCAACTGGCACGGCCAGTCCGTCACGATGACGGACCGCAGCTACCTGGCCCGGCTCATGCCCGTGCTCGTGATCTGGGGACGCGACGACGTGGTCATCCCCGCCTCGCACGCCGACCTCGCGCCCACCCAGGTCTCCGACGTCCACGTGCTCGAGGACTCCGGGCACTTCCCGCACAAGGACCACCCCGAGAAGGTCGCCCGCCTCGTGACGGAGTTCGTCGACAGCACAGAGCCGGCCCACTACCACCGCGGACGGTGGAGGGCGCTGCTGCGCCGCGGTGGCGAGTACGAGCTGGAGAGCGTCACGCCGTCGGCTTGA